A window from Festucalex cinctus isolate MCC-2025b chromosome 12, RoL_Fcin_1.0, whole genome shotgun sequence encodes these proteins:
- the snap23.1 gene encoding synaptosome associated protein 23.1 isoform X1 — protein sequence MPQTIELSATGGASKLDSSNMDDMTVEQIAARANQVTDESLESTRRMLQMAEESKETGVKTMVMLEQQGEQLNRVEDGMDQINQDMRLAEKNLSDLSKCCGLCICPCNRVTSIENDSRYKRTWGIGGGLDAESNGDGSNVVSKQPGGVRNGQPGQVNAAPPPSGPHIKRITNDAREDEMEDNLNAVGGLIGNLRSMAVDMGTEIDKQNKQIDQITGKADMNKVRIDEANQRATKLIN from the exons AT GCCGCAGACGATCGAGTTGAGTGCCACGGGAGGCGCGTCCAAGCTGGACAGCAGCAACATGGACGACATGACGGTGGAGCAGATCGCCGCCAGGGCCAACCAAGTGACCGACGAG TCGCTGGAAAGCACGCGCCGGATGCTGCAAATGGCCGAGGAG AGTAAGGAGACTGGTGTGAAAACCATGGTGATGTTGGAACAGCAAGGAG AGCAGCTGAATCGCGTGGAGGACGGCATGGACCAGATCAACCAGGACATGAGGCTGGCCGAGAAGAACCTGAGCGACCTCTCCAAGTGTTGCGGACTTTGCATCTGCCCGTGCAACAG GGTGACGTCCATCGAGAACGACTCGCGATACAAGCGCACGTGGGGCATCGGAGGAGGACTGGATGCCGAAAGCAACGGCGACGGTTCCAATGTGGTGTCGAAGCAACCTGGGGGCGTTCGCAACGGTCAGCCCGGCCAAGTCAACGCGGCGCCGCCGCCTTCCGGGCCCCACATCAAGAG GATAACCAACGACGCCCGTGAGGACGAGATGGAGGACAATCTGAACGCCGTCGGCGGCCTCATCGGCAACCTGCGATCCATGGCGGTGGACATGGGCACGGAAATCGACAAGCAGAACAAACAGATCGACCAGATCACTGGCAAG GCGGACATGAACAAAGTGCGCATTGACGAAGCCAACCAGAGAGCCACCAAACTCATCAACTAA
- the snap23.1 gene encoding synaptosome associated protein 23.1 isoform X2: protein MDDMTVEQIAARANQVTDESLESTRRMLQMAEESKETGVKTMVMLEQQGEQLNRVEDGMDQINQDMRLAEKNLSDLSKCCGLCICPCNRVTSIENDSRYKRTWGIGGGLDAESNGDGSNVVSKQPGGVRNGQPGQVNAAPPPSGPHIKRITNDAREDEMEDNLNAVGGLIGNLRSMAVDMGTEIDKQNKQIDQITGKADMNKVRIDEANQRATKLIN from the exons ATGGACGACATGACGGTGGAGCAGATCGCCGCCAGGGCCAACCAAGTGACCGACGAG TCGCTGGAAAGCACGCGCCGGATGCTGCAAATGGCCGAGGAG AGTAAGGAGACTGGTGTGAAAACCATGGTGATGTTGGAACAGCAAGGAG AGCAGCTGAATCGCGTGGAGGACGGCATGGACCAGATCAACCAGGACATGAGGCTGGCCGAGAAGAACCTGAGCGACCTCTCCAAGTGTTGCGGACTTTGCATCTGCCCGTGCAACAG GGTGACGTCCATCGAGAACGACTCGCGATACAAGCGCACGTGGGGCATCGGAGGAGGACTGGATGCCGAAAGCAACGGCGACGGTTCCAATGTGGTGTCGAAGCAACCTGGGGGCGTTCGCAACGGTCAGCCCGGCCAAGTCAACGCGGCGCCGCCGCCTTCCGGGCCCCACATCAAGAG GATAACCAACGACGCCCGTGAGGACGAGATGGAGGACAATCTGAACGCCGTCGGCGGCCTCATCGGCAACCTGCGATCCATGGCGGTGGACATGGGCACGGAAATCGACAAGCAGAACAAACAGATCGACCAGATCACTGGCAAG GCGGACATGAACAAAGTGCGCATTGACGAAGCCAACCAGAGAGCCACCAAACTCATCAACTAA